In Nomia melanderi isolate GNS246 chromosome 4, iyNomMela1, whole genome shotgun sequence, the following are encoded in one genomic region:
- the LOC116435140 gene encoding rifampicin phosphotransferase-like isoform X1, which produces MVSVWFIIKVIFSIIIPLWLFWFTKTVRKKSSLRSKSMYKLPNINYLLKRWIAEYCLKMRRKRAAISTNCKSNQLENSKIKDKDSSNAMLFYGADQKGNSLLIKFSHRGFKNVEVSLYLTFDGRLYVLPDYPDTTLLSSFNQEWATANLKIELLQAEQRWRIIYNGMLRNLSQGDKCSDENIEHVRLNFIFIANSIPLKWPEDWSPKLHSDVLAREQWRNPQWMNKIKQLDYTGTDYFGSLLGQVRYNDGLTSTLYLRGLHQHRWGKHESYEFKESVTLFGVMLYGSLCYLNASSTKQNFPRIQSGQFRDNKEDIRNIDSMGFTLSDFIGKELTNDSEYRTWFTADGEDYDILIKLGDSVTMYYGQPWNWKNEIIPVKLKFNGQPGVGLLQVCSSYSGPCPINAFQKLQYIQQFYAPVERNDYIIRFDDKKCQNENIVGGKAFSLAILISIKNKNFVIPNGFCITVFALELQLHTHKKLQKVIEDIEHVSVGKKDGDLQEYCNRAVQIIQSTPIVDGIRESILRAINELEAENRSDTPNRYAIRSSAVGEDSEETSAAGQNSTYLGIQGIDNIIQSVAMCWASLYSYQSVMYRKQHGMFVKATMGVCVQKMVNADAAGVMFTRHPTTGNPSNIVITANYGLGETVVSATVEPDTIVVHKSWDNKLTVKNSVSGSKQQKLLVSNNGVVTVDLNEQEKKEICISEDMTLRLAAIGVDLETLFGSARDIEWAIINQQIYLLQARPITTLYTWTEFEIMHELDTEVLNDIDMFTFANVGEVMPYPLSPLSISLFVKTINNLLNIRHHISNRSSLNITTMRCTMNYLNAFHRDVGKYISTLNKIADISFSGNVVVTPEIHKVALEKFGPATACRQLFQLYRMISDMFTVNIVEKTAKQVHQNFILNAENFHTTYSLYNEINNKYPVYAELLDHHLHTTAVSTAYKMFAILLLMKSYKDFVPDHFSDTAILLGSCNDIISGQVVIGIKKVIRYIRKSEIDEEFKKLDPTKAIQWLKVNCPPAAIEVENILREHGHRCVQELDFFSESWSLKPENLIVTLQTMISSPNTNVTKKALNPEETVALLKTPKSRIIKLILKKLIPLSRRAIVQRELTKSLLSSITHKFKLAYRRLGKLMVLEEYLPSEDLIFFLTNEELGEILSHRNISSVARAFRRRKIYHHVKQLRYPELGTGMPIPIQDDTNVDRFLAADGSIKIQGVTVCGGSVLNRACVITDLSDAHKIQSGDILITHATDIAWSPYFALLSGIVTELGGLISHGAVVAREYGLPCIIAAKKATQLFRTGDTVLLIADSGILQLVKKCDSEEEMKIHN; this is translated from the exons ATGGTCAGTGTTTggtttattattaaagttatattttctattattattccaCTGTGGTTGTTCTGGTTTACtaaaactgtaagaaaaaaGTCGTCATTACGCTCAAAGTCAATGTATAAACTTCCCA atATCAATTATTTACTAAAACGCTGGATAGCGGAGTACTGCCTTAAAATGAGAAGAAAAAGGGCAGCGATTTCGACTAATTGTAAAAGCAACCAactagaaaattcaaaaataaaagacaaaGAT AGTAGTAATGCTATGCTTTTTTATGGTGCTGACCAAAAAGGGAattcattgttaattaaattttcgcaTAGGGGATTTAAAAATGTGGAAGTGTCGTTGTATCTAACATTCGATGGCCGATTATACGTGTTGCCTG ACTATCCTGATACCACACTATTGAGTAGTTTCAACCAGGAATGGGCAACAGCGAatcttaaaattgaattattgcaaGCTGAACAACGTTggagaataatttataatggCATGCTTAGGAATTTGAGTCAGGGTGATAAATGTAGCGACGAAAATATTGAACACGTTCGGTTGAACTTCAT atttattgcaAACTCTATACCCTTGAAGTGGCCAGAGGATTGGAGTCCTAAACTGCATTCAGACGTTCTAGCTCGTGAGCAATGGAGAAATCCTCAGTGGATGAACAAGat aaaacaaCTGGATTACACAGGTACCGATTACTTTGGATCTTTGCTGGGCCAAGTAAGGTATAACGATGGCCTTACTTCTACGTTATATTTGCGCGGACTGCACCAACATCGTTGGGGAAAACATGAATCTTATGAATTTAAAGAATCTGTTACGTTGTTCGGTGTGATGTTGTATGGATCCTTGTGTTATCTTAATGCGAGCAGTACAAAGCAAAATTTTCCGAG AATACAGTCTGGACAGTTTAGAGACAATAAAGAAGATATTCGAAATATAGATAGTATGGGATTCACATTATCTGATTTCATAGGAAAGGAATTGACAAACGATTCAGAGTACAGAACATGGTTTACAG cTGATGGTGAAGATTATGATATTCTTATAAAACTTGGTGACTCTGTAACTATGTATTATGGTCAACCATGGAATTGGAAAAATGAGATTATTCcagtgaaattgaaattcaatggaCAACCAG gtGTTGGGCTGCTACAAGTATGTTCTTCATATAGCGGACCATGTCCGATaaatgcgtttcaaaaattacaatatattcaacaattttatgCACCTGTGGAAAGGAATGATTACATAATACGCTTCGACGATAAAAAAtgtcaaaatgaaaatatcgtcGGAGGAAAAGCATTTTCACttgcaattttaatttctattaaaaacaaaaac TTCGTCATACCAAACGGATTTTGCATTACTGTTTTTGCGTTGGAATTGCAATTACATAcacataaaaaattacaaaaagttaTCGAAGATATCGAACATGTTAGCGTTGGTAAAAAGGATGGTGACTTGCAAGAGTATTGCAATAGGGCGGTCCAGATCATTCAGTCGACTCCGATTGTCGATGGAATTAGGGAGTCCATTCTGAGGGCAATAAATGAATTAGAGGCAGAAAATAGAAGTGATACACCGAATAGATATGCAATAAGATCTAGCGCTGTTGGCGAAGACAGTGAAGAAACTTCAGCTGCTGGTCAGAATTCAACATATTTGGGTATTCAAGGCATAGACAACATAATTCAGAGCGTAGCTATGTGTTGGGCAAGTTTGTACTCATACCAAAGTGTCATGTATAG AAAACAGCATGGTATGTTTGTAAAAGCAACCATGGGAGTTTGTGTTCAGAAAATGGTAAATGCTGATGCTGCTGGTGTAATGTTTACCAGACATCCGACTACTGGAAACCCGTCAAACATTGTTATCACAGCGAATTATGGTTTAGGAGag ACCGTGGTGTCAGCTACAGTTGAACCAGACACGATAGTAGTTCATAAAAGTTGGGATAATAAATTAACTGTAAAAAATTCTGTGTCAGGCAGTAAACAACAAAAACTGCTAGTAAGCAACAATGGTGTGGTTACAGTCGACTTGAATGagcaggaaaagaaggaaatctGTATATCTGAGGATATGACTTTGCGATTAGCCGCTATTGGAGTAGATTTAGAAACTCTATTTGGTAGTGCTCGAGATATAGAATGGGCAATAATAAACCAGCAGATTTATTTGCTTCAAGCTCGACCAATTACTACTTTGTATACATGGACAGAGTTTGAGATAATGCACGAATTAGATACAGAAGTGCTAAACGATATTGATATGTTCACGTTTGCCAATGTAGGCGAGGTAATGCCGTATCCACTATCACCTTTATCAATCTCTTTATTTGTAAAGACAATTAACAACTTATTGAATATTAGACATCATATTTCTAATCGTTCCTCTTTAAACATAACAACGATGAGATGCACTATGAATTACTTGAAT GCGTTTCACAGAGATGTTGGGAAATATATATCAACTCTGAATAAAATTGCTGATATTTCTTTCAGTGGGAATGTAGTGGTCACGCCTGAAATTCATAAAGTTGCTCTTGAAAAATTTGGTCCAGCTACTGCATGCAGACAGTTGTTTCAGCTCTATAGAATGATTTCAGATATGTTCACCGTCAATATTGTAGAAAAGACTGCCAAACAAGTGCATcagaattttattctaaatGCTGAAAATTTTCATACTACCTACAGcttatataatgaaattaataataaatatccagTATACGCTGAA TTGTTGGATCATCATCTACACACAACAGCAGTCAGTACTGCTTACAAAATGTTTGCGATATTGCTGTTAATGAAAAGTTATAAGGATTTTGTGCCTGATCATTTTTCAGACACTGCTATTTTACTGGGATCCTGTAATGATATTATTAGCGGTCAAGTAGTAATAggaattaaaaaagtaataagGTACATTAGAAAGAGTGAAATTGATGAAGAATTTAAGAAGTTGGATCCCACTAAGGCTATTCAATGGTTGAAAGTTAACTGTCCACCAGCTGCAATAGAGGTGGAAAATATTTTGCGAGAACATGGACACAGGTGTGTCCAGGAATTAGACTTCTTTTCAGAATCTTGGTCTCTTAAACCAGAGAACCTTATCGTAACTCTTCAG ACAATGATCTCGTCCCCAAATACGAACGTTACAAAAAAGGCATTAAACCCAGAGGAAACAGTAGCCTTATTGAAAACACCAAAATCgaggattataaaattaattttaaaaaagctGATCCCTCTGTCTAGAAGAGCTATCGTGCAAAGAGAATTAACGAAATCGTTACTCTCTAGTATAACACACAAATTCAAATTAGCATATAGGAGATTGGGAAAATTAATGGTCTTGGAAGAATATCTACCCAGCGAGgatcttattttctttttaacaaatGAGGAATTAGGAGAAATATTAAGTCAccgaaatatttctagtgttgCAAG AGCTTTCcgtagaagaaaaatatatcacCACGTGAAACAGCTTCGCTATCCAGAACTTGGCACTGGCATGCCAATTCCAATTCAG GATGATACAAATGTCGATAGATTCTTGGCGGCAGATGGTTCGATAAAAATTCAAGGGGTAACGGTATGTGGAGGTTCCGTGCTTAACAGGGCATGCGTGATTACAGATTTATCAGATGCGCATAAGATCCAAAGTGGTGACATTTTAATTACACATGCTACTGATATTGCTTGGTCCCCATATTTTGCTTTATTAAGTGGCATAGTTACGGAATTAGGTGGGCTTATAAGTCACGGTGCTGTTGTAGCTAGAGAATACGGTCTGCCTTGTATAATCGCCGCGAAGAAAGCTACTCAACTTTTCAGAACAG gTGACACAGTATTATTAATCGCAGACTCTGGAATTTTACAATTGGTAAAGAAATGTGATTCAGAAGAAGAAATGAagatacataattaa